A window from Rana temporaria chromosome 8, aRanTem1.1, whole genome shotgun sequence encodes these proteins:
- the LOC120909141 gene encoding dorsalin-1-like, whose translation MWGSRIPEFGTLLVLLARFTFPKPLPDWKQQHHEEELIQKLFGGQKVEGLTTTWNLSRASMPSKPKMKLPQYMIDIYNQYAVDRTSMPMANIIRSFDVEEIFISSPQKSCTHSPILRFNVTIPKHESVTKAELKLKVSLGKWGFGHLSLFDVVHNQPSNISESTNNFLASKDVEDNESVTIDITKTVKRWIESKMENHKLNMILKAKMGQNTCAKSGMVGVSYDRSHPPILIIFSDDQGNHMKETKMELSQMILHEKDRNPRIFFKNTTATHMKEHNEVWRSVAEGRTRLKRSTRDIGCHKASMVVQFKDIGWDSFILFPQKYDAGQCVGKCYYPILENMTPTKHAIIQALMHNNKVKGVDIPCCVPTKLEPLQVAYMENNRPVIITNYEGMKVVECGCR comes from the exons ATGTGGGGTTCCAGAATACCAGAGTTTGGCACTCTCTTGGTCCTCCTTGCAAGATTTACATTCCCCAAACCTTTGCCGGATTGGAAACAACAGCATCATGAAGAAGAGTTGATCCAGAAGTTATTTGGTGGGCAGAAGGTAGAGGGTCTAACAACAACCTGGAATTTATCAAGGGCATCAATGCCTTCGAAGCCAAAGATGAAACTACCCCAGTACATGATTGATATCTACAACCAATATGCTGTTGACAGGACATCAATGCCAATGGCTAACATAATCAGGAGCTTTGATGTTGAAG AAATTTTTATATCATCACCTCAGAAAAGCTGCACGCACAGTCCTATTCTGCGATTCAACGTTACAATTCCAAAGCATGAATCAGTGACAAAGGCAGAACTCAAGCTAAAGGTATCTTTGGGAAAATGGGGTTTTGGACACCTCAGTTTATTCGATGTGGTACACAATCAACCGTCTAATATATCCGAAAGCACAAACAACTTCTTGGCATCTAAAGATGTTGAAGACAATGAATCTGTAACAATTGACATCACCAAAACTGTTAAACGGTGGATAGAATCTAAGATGGAAAATCACAAGCTTAACATGATCTTGAAGGCCAAAATGGGTCAGAATACTTGTGCCAAATCAGGAATGGTTGGAGTCTCTTATGACCGCAGTCACCCAccaattttaataatattttcagATGATCAGGGCAATCACATGAAAGAAACAAAGATGGAGCTGAGCCAGATGATACTTCATGAAAAAGATAGAAACCCCCGTATATTTTTCAAAAACACCACTGCTACTCACATGAAGGAACACAATGAGGTTTGGAGATCCGTAGCTGAGGGCAGGACAAGATTGAAACGGAGCACAAGAGATATTGGTTGTCATAAAGCATCTATGGTGGTACAATTTAAAGATATTGGCTGGGACTCCTTTATCCTTTTCCCTCAAAAGTATGATGCTGGTCAGTGTGTAGGGAAATGTTACTATCCAATATTGGAGAACATGACACCTACCAAACATGCTATTATCCAGGCATTGATGCATAATAATAAGGTTAAGGGTGTCGACATACCTTGCTGTGTGCCAACCAAACTTGAACCCTTGCAAGTTGCTTACATGGAAAATAATAGACCTGTCATTATAACAAATTATGAAGGCATGAAAGTAGTAGAGTGTGGATGCCGGTAG